Sequence from the Nitrospinaceae bacterium genome:
CCTAGCTTGCGTCCTCAAGCCCTTCATGTTTCCGATTGTAGTTTGATGGTCGTTAAGTTTTTTTGGAAAAATTCTTAATCCAAGTGCCACGAAGAAAAGCCCGGTGATCCATGATTCCGATGGACGTTTTGACGTTGTTTGTTCATTTTCGGTTAGAAAATCCCCCCAGCCCCCTTCACCGAAGGGGGAGCAGTTTTTCCCCCTTTAAAAAGGGGGTTAGGGGGATTTGAATTTCTACGACTCCATTGTTAATTTTCCCCATCCGTGTTCATCTGTGTTCACCGGTGGTTCCGACCCATTCCTAGACCTACCTTGCGTCCCCGAGCGGAGTTCAGGTATAATTCCCGTTTTCCCTGTGAACTCAGGATTTTTCTATAACAACATCTGCGTCGACCGCTGCCGGCGTTTTACTCTGATTGTGACATTATGCGTTCTATAAAAGTCGAAGGACTCGATATCCCATGGACGGCCCTCACTTTGGGCTGTTTGCAGATTGCCCCCAGTAAAGGTTGGGGTGACGTGTGTTCAGTAGAAGAGGCCGACCGGGTGGTGAAGACCGCCCTGGAGGGTGGCATCATGGCGTTTGATACCGCCGAGGGTTATGGCGACGGGGAATCCGAACGCCGCCTCGGCAAGGCGCTGGGCACCCGCAAAAACGACGTCCTCATCATTTCCAAAATCTGGCCCGATGCCGAATTGACCCTTGAGGCTTACCAGTCGCGCCTTGAGGGGTCGTTGAAAGCTCTTGGGCGGGATTATGTCGATGTGTATATGATCCACTGGCCGGGCTTCTATTTAGACACCATGGAAAAGACCGGGAAGATGTGCGACATCATGTCTGCCCTCAAAAAAAGTGGCAAGGCCCGTACCGTAGGAATCTCGAATTTCCGTGCGGTGGATATTGGCCTGATGGCAGACGCCGCCTCGCTGTTCACCGTCAATCAGATTCCTTATAACCTGCTTCAGCGCGAGTACGAAGGAAAGAATTTAATACAATGTGAAAAGGCCGGTATCGGTTACATGGCGTGTTCGCCCAGCGCCCTGGGTCTATTGGCCGGTCGATTGGACGAGGAGGCCTTAAAAGCGCCCATCCGCCGGGAATATAAACTGTATCGGCAGCCTTATTTTGATGATTCGGAAATCGTGCGCGACATGGTTCAGGAAGTTGCACAGGAAATCAATACGGCCCCCATCAACGTGGCACTCGCATGGGTGATCCAGCAAAAGAATATCTTCACCGCTGTGGTCGGGTCACGCAAAGTGGATCAGGTGAAGGAATTTTGTGCGGCCGGGGAAATGACGCTCACTTCCGATCAACTGGACCGGCTCAACAAGGCGAGCGCTCAATTTCATTTCGCTGGCGGTACACGTGTCTGATAACGACTGGAAAAGTTGCCCGGTGACGAAGGCATCACCTTGGGTCCGTAAGAGGCCTTGGAGCGGGAAATAACCAAATCCAAAGCGCTGAAGGTTCAATACCTGAAGCTTAGAAACCGAGTGGAAGCTTTGGATCGGAAATTGCCCGTTGAAATTATTTAAGGAAACGGACCTGCCCAGGTAATTGTGCCCTAAATAAAAAGAAAACGAACCACTCATCAATTAACCAGGGCGGTTAATTCATTATGCTGTTCGAGTATTAGCCGTGTTGATGCCCTTGCTTGTTTTATGGGGAGTAATCGATTTGGGATTTGGCCTCTACAAAGAAATAGCGACCCCGCCTTAGGGCCTTTTAAGCAGCAATGACATTTTGTCGATTTGCGGCTCTTTCCTCGCGGTGTTTATTGCTATCGAAATCTTTCAAAACACCACCATCTATTTAAAATTGAAGAAGTAACCTATGTACAGATAGTTACCGCAACCGCATTTTTGGAAATTTCCAGAAAAATTATCATCTTGGACTTTAATACGGTGGGGTCCGAATATGTATGGGCATCAGTCGCAGTTATTCTCGGCTTGGGAATCACTTACTGGCTGATCGCTTTAAAACACGGTAATTCAGTGCTGGCGCTAAGTAAAAGAAACTCCGCTGCTACTGAGACGGCTGTGGGCAAAGCGTAAGTTCATTAACAACATAGGAGAAAATCATGGCAAGTGGATGGGCGAAAGATGGAGCCGTTCAAGAACAAATTGACGCCAGCGTTGAAGATTCTGTCCTGCAGATTCAAAGCCGGTTACCGGATGGTGACAGCCTTTTGAATTGCGAAAAATGCGAAGCTGGCATCCCCGAAGCGCGGCGAAAGGCAATCAATGGTGTTCGCCTGTGTATAAACTGTCAAGTTGAAATTGATAAAAAGCAGATGAACCCTAGTTACTATAACCGTCGTGGTAGCAAAGATAGTCAACTTCGGTGACCCTTTTGTAAATAGTATGAGGAACCGCTGACGGGATTCCAAAGGTATTGTGAGCAAACAAATTCCCCGAGTTTATTGAATGCATGGAGTAAGAAGTTGGTATTTAAAAGATTCCTTTAGTTTGGCGGGACTCGGTGAAGCGGAAAAGTTCATCCACCCTGTGCGGTGGAGAAAATCCCGCCAGCCCTTGTGATATTTTATCCTTGCCTTCATGCCGGGTACGGGTACTGCACAGAAGAGGGAGCAAATATTCCCCCATTATAGGGGGATTTAAATTGTCTCAGTCCTCCCAATTATTGTCCAACCCCCCCTTGCGTCCTGGAAGGAAATTCAGGTGTAATCACCACCTAAAATTTTTACATGGGAATTTTTTTGCTGTTTGAATTTGAAGATAAAGCCTTGATCCCTCTGAAAGAGAGGGTGCGGGCCAGGGAGCGCCTGTCTTTTGTAGATGGTGCCACGCTGTGGGAATCGTTCGATCTGTTGGGAGTGGGTTATCTGGCCAATATCGTGCGCGAACGCCTGCACGGTAACAAAACCTTTTTCATTCACAACCGGCACATCCATCCCACCAACCATCCCCGGTCAAAGGGTATTGAAATAGCTCTTCATCTTCATATCATCCTGTAGAATGTGACTCATCAACCAGTCTTGAAGAATATTGACCAATCGGGGGGTGGTGAATTGGTATGCATCCAACTCCGTATGGGATTTTAAGTTCTCGTCGATGCAGTTTATCTGTCGCAATAGTTCCTTATGTTCAATTTTGTGGCTATCGCCGTAAGGGAAGTTTATCTCAACCTGGTAGGACTCTTCTCTTTCAAAATGCTTGTACGTGTAATCAACCAATTGAGAAACATACACCTGTAATACCTGAATATTTACTTCACAATCCAAGGCCGCTTCAATCGTATTGATCATACCGATGAGATATCTGTGGTCATTATCAATTTTTACATTTCCCACACTCATTGCATCGTTCCACGAAATTGTCATCGCGCACTCCTTAAATTTTGTTATAGGTCATTGCGATACAATTGTTTCTACCCCATTCCCAAACCTCCCTGCCTGTGAGAAAATCAGGAAGAATTATAAATATGATAGGAATAGGCCTAAATCTATTCCATTTTTCCCGCTTCCTCGCCCTAGCTTGCGTCCTCAAGCGAAATTCAGGTATAATCACCGGCTACACTATTATCATGGGAATTTTTTATGCTGTTTGAATTTGAAGATAAAGCCTTGATCCCTCTGGAAGACAAAGTGCGCGCTCAAGAGCGCCTGTCTTTTGCCGATGGTGTCACGCTGTGGGAATCGTTTGATCTTTTGGGGGTGGGGTATTTGGCGAATATCGTGCGCGAACGCCTGCACGGCGACCAGACCTTTTTCATCCACAACCGCCACATCAATCCCACCAATATCTGCGTCAACAGCTGCCGGTTTTGCGCCTTTGGCGTCAAGGCCGACGACCCGACCGCATACGAAAAATCCCTGGAAGAAATTTTCGACGACGCCGAAAAATACATGGACGGCAAGGTCAGCGAGTTTCACATCGTCGGCGGCCTGCATCCCGACTGGGCGTTTCAATACTATATCGATCTGCTTCGCGGGTTGAAGGAACGGTTCCCGGCGGTGCACATTCAGGCGTTCACCGCGGTGGAGGTGCAATACCTTGCGCAACTGGCCGGGCTTCCTTTAAGGGAGACCCTCATCCGTCTGAAGGAGGCGGGGCTTGGCTCTACGCCCGGCGGCGGTGCGGAAATATTTGCCCCGCGCGTCCGCAAGAAAATTTGTGGTGAAAAGACCACCGGCGACGATTGGCTGGAGGTGCACCGCACGATCCATCAAGTGGGTCTGCAGAGCAACGCCACCATGTTATACGGCCACATTGAAAATGCCGAGGACCGCACCGATCATCTGATTCGACTGCGCGAACAGCAGGATGAAACCGGCGGGTTCGTCACCTTCATTCCCCTGGCGTTTCACCCGGAAAACACCCGCCTGGAGCACCTGCACACGACCCCCGGACAATTGGACCTGCGGGCCCTGGCGGTTTCCCGTCTGATGCTGGACAATTTTCCGCACATCAAGGCGTTCTGGATCATGATCACTCCTAAAATAGCGCAGCTCTCGCAGTCCTTCGGCGCCGATGACATGGACGGGACGGTGGTTGAGGAGAAGATCATTCATGCCGCTGGAGCCGCCACGGACCAGATCTTCCACAAGAACTCCATCATTGATATGATTTGCGAATCTGGAAGAAAGCCCATCGAGAGGGACACGCTTTATGAGCAGGTTCAGGAGTGCTACGTTTAGAAGTTTTTTTTCACCCCTTTTCTTAAGATAAATCCCCCGTTTCCTTGAGTTTTTCTCCTCGTTTTCTCTCTCTTTTTATCCCCATTCCAAATTTTTGACCCAAAAATAACCGCGAGTTTTTCAACGGTTTTTCGTCAATTTTCGATGGAAATTTACACCTTTTGGGGCGGTTTTGGGGAAATAAAAAGCCCTTTGCTTTCTATCTAGTCATGCCTTAATATATAAATATAGTCTTTAAAATCAAAGGGATATTTTGGTTGACAGTATTACATTTCCCGTTTATTTATAGAGATGTGCCGTAGCTAAATTCTGGCGGATTTAAATTTACCGTCCGGTCTTGCAAAGGAGGGCTGAGGCCTAAAAGTTCCGAGCGGCAAATTTTTTTTGAAAAATTAATACAAAGTGGAAACGGTGGAATAATTTTTTTAACTCTACTTGCAAAAATAGGAGGGGGGAAATATGGCGTACGACGGAAAAAAAGTGCTGGTGGTCGACGATTCTTCGGTAATGCGGCAAATCATTAAGAAGAATTTGAAAGAGCTGGGCTTTGGCGATATCACCGATGCCGAAGACGGGGCCGCCGGTCTCAAGAAATTGGGAGAGGGGTCCTTCGATTTGGTGGTGTCCGATTGGAATATGCCCAAAATGACCGGGATTGAATTTTTGAAGGCGGTGCGGGCGGATGCCGGAATGAAGGGCACCAACTTTATCATGGTCACGTCAGAAGCAGATAAAGAAAAAATTGTCGAAGCCGTTGAGGCGGGAGTGAACCAGTATATTGTGAAACCATTTAACGCAAACCAATTGGAAGAAAAGATCCAGGCAATTTTCAAATAACCAAGCACCATAGGCTCATAATTATTCGGTGCGGTCGCGGAGAATTTGTACATTGACCTTGATAAAAAATCATTTCATCCGTTAAGGAGTCAGCAGGAAGCGGATCTGGAAAATATCGGAATGATTTAAATTTACATTGACTGTTTTATTATTATGGTTATAATCATAGGAAATTTGTTTAAATTTTATTAAACAAATTGCCTTTTGAAACCGCGAACCGTTCAATAGAAATGCGAATGTTGGTTGAACCGGAAAGATAAGGAACTGATATGGCTGCTATTGAAATTAAAGAAAATAAAATGCCGGAGGCGATCACCAGTTGTGTGAGTGGTTCGGTTTCATCGATTTTCAACACGATCATTGGAGTCACCCCGGGTTATGTGGGAGATGATAACGAAAAGAAAGTTGGAGATGGAGTGGTAGGCATTATTTCGTTTGTTGGCGACGCTTCCTGGATTTTGATGCTGGCGTTGCCAAAGGCCTCCGCGGAAAGCATTGCGGAAAAATTTTGCGGTTTTGAAGTCAGTTACGAGAGTCCTGAAATGGGCGATGTCGTCGGTGAACTGGCCAATGTTTTGGCCGGTGATATCGTGGCCCGGCTCGCCGCAGAAGAGATTAAAGTGGTGATGTCCCTTCCTACCGTCATGCGCGGACACGATGTGGAACCCCTGATGCCCAGGGGACTTCCCGATAAAAAACTGCATTACTCCCTGCTGGGAGGAGACCTGATGGTCAAAATTGCCGTAGCCAATCCCGGCGAAATGGTCGGTCGTACTCCGGGGACATGAGTAGATTTAAATAGCAGTGAAGTTTTCCGCTCTCATGTAGGGAGGCGGCCATAGCGGTGATTTTAAATAGTTGAAAACGAGGTTTTTATGGATAAAAACTCGAAACCAGATTCTGACTTCGAAAAAGGGATGGAGCCCATTGCCCCGGATATGACACCGGACTCGATCAATGAGAATGTTGCCGCCGGTGAACCTGGGGCCTCTTCGGACGACAGCAGCGAGGATATGAGCGGTATGGATGCGATCATCAATGAATTCCTTGTCGAAAGTAATGAGAATCTCGATCAATTGGATCAGGACCTTGTGGATTTGGAGCAGAACCCGTCCGAAACCAATATTTTAGCCAGTATTTTTCGGACGATTCATACCATCAAGGGAACCTGTGGTTTCATCGGTTTTTCCAAACTCGAATCAATTGCCCATGTGGGCGAAAATCTTTTGAGTAAGCTGCGGGACGGTGAATTGACCATCAACCCGCCGATCACCAGTGCGCTCCTTTCCATGGTGGATGCCATACGGCAGATTCTTTCCTGTATTGAGAACAGTCAAAACGAAGGGGATGTCGATTATTCGGAATTGATCGGAACCCTGACCAGCCTTCAAAAAGGCGAGAGCGTTGTCGCCGCGGTTCCGGCTGCAGAATCAACTCCGGGACCCGTTCAGGTTGAAAAAGATGAAGAACCTCCTGCGCCCGTGGCTGAAGTTGATGAAAAAACTCAAAGCTCAAGCCCGGCTCCGGCGCCAGCCGGTGTTCAGGCGGGGGAAGAGAATTCTCCCAAACAGCAAGAATCCCGCGCTTTAACCGAAACCAATTTGCGCGTGGACGTTAAACTATTAGATCGGCTGATGAACCTGGTGGGAGAGTTGGTTCTGGCCAGAAACCAGATTCTGCAATTCAGCCCCAATGAACACGATTCGTCCTATGCCGCCACCACCCAGCACCTCAATCTGGTGACCACCGAACTTCAGGAGGGGGTCATGAAGACCCGGATGCAGCCCATTGGCAACATCTGGAACAAATTCCCCCGCGTGGTTCGGGATCTGGCGGCCTCCTGCGGCAAGAAGATTCATTTGGAGATGGAAGGTAAAGATACGGAGTTGGATAAAACTCTGATTGAGGCGATCAAGGATCCATTGACCCACATCGTTCGCAATTCTGCGGATCACGGCATTGAAACTCCAGACGTGAGAAAAGCCGCGGGAAAACCTGAAGAGGGGACGCTGAAGCTTCGCGCTTTCCATGAAGGTGGGCAGGTCAATATTGAAATCATCGACGATGGCGGCGGGATCGATCCTGAGAAAATTAAGAACAAAGCGTTGGAAAAAAATGTGATCACCCAGGAGCAGGCCCAGCGAATGAGCAACCGCGAATTGGTGAACCTTGTTTTCGCTCCGGGATTTTCGACGGCGGCGAAAGTAACCAATGTTTCCGGGCGCGGCGTGGGCATGGACGTGGTGAAAACAAATATCGAAAAAATTGGCGGCACGGTTGATATTCAAAGTAAACATGGGCAGGGAACCACGCTGAAGGTGAAAATTCCCCTGACCCTGGCAATCATACCTGCGTTGACTGTTGTGACAGGGGGAGATCGATATGCCATTCCCCAGGTCAACCTGCTGGAGTTGGTGCTGCTTGAAGGTGAGCAGGCTGTAAAAAGCGTGGAATTTATCCAGGGCGCACCGGTGTATCGGTTGAGAGGAAATCTCCTTCCCTTAATCTACTTGAATGAAGAACTCAAGGTGGACAAGAAACATGATACAGACACCATCAATATCGTGGTGTTGCAGGCGGATGGCCATCAGTTTGGCCTGGTGGTGGAAGGCGTCAGCGATACCGAAGAAATTGTGGTCAAGCCGCTGAGCCAGCAATTAAAAGGCATATCCGCTTTCTCCGGGGCAACCATCATGGGGGACGGAAAGGTGGCGCTGATTCTGGATGTGATAGGGCTGGCGCAGGCGGCCCGCGTGGTGACACAAAACCGCGAGCGTGCTCAGTTGGAATCCTCCGAGAAAACCCAGGCCACCGGAAAAGAAAAGCAAACCCTTCTCATTTTTGGAATCGGCAAAGAAGGGCGGATGGCTATTCCACTTTCCATGGTGGCCAGGCTTGAAGAGTTTAAGCGTTCCGAGGTTGAAAAATCCGGTGATCAGGATGTGGTTCAGTACCGTGGTGAGATCATGCCCCTCATTTATCTTTCCAAGATGTTTGTCGGCAATCAAGATTATCAGGAAAAAGAAACCATGCAGACCGTGGTTTACACTCAAAATGGAAAAAGCGTTGCATTAGTTGCGGATAAAATTCTCGACATCGTGGATGAAGCGATTACCGTTCAACGCGGGTCTAACCGGAAAGGGATCCTGGGGACGGTCGTGGTTCAAGAGCAGGTCACGGATCTATTGGATGCGGAAGCGATTGTCCGCGAAAATGATCCTACCTTTTATGACGATCAATCCCTTGCTACCGTTTGAATAGGAAATTAAATAATGGCGGATACAAAACAGTTTTGTACTTTTTATCTCGGTGATCTGTTTTTTGGCGTGGAAGTAGAAAACGTTCAGGAAGTGTTCCGGTATCAGGATATGACCAACGTCCCCTTAGCGCCGGCGGCGGTTCGGGGATTGATCAATCTCCGAGGGCAGATCATCACGGCGATTGATTTGCGGTGCCGGCTTCAAATGGAAGATTGGGCCGAAGGCAAGCTTCCCATGAATGTGGTTGTGCGCACTGAAGAAGGCGTGGTCAGCCTGCTGGTCGATGAAATTGCCGATGTGCTGGAGGTTCCCGAGGATGATTTTGAGCGTCCTCCGGAAACCATCAACGAAATCACCCGGGAGTTGGTGCGCGGCGTTTACAAGTTAAAAGGGAAATTGCTGCTGATCCTGGACACGAAAAAGACCGTTCACGTGGGTTCTGAAAACAGCGTTGCAGGGACGATATAAAACCGAAACCTTTTTGGCTTTTCTTTAGAACCAGACAAAGGCTATCGGCCCACTTTTGCGATCTTGATGATTTCCTTGCCAATCTGATTTAAAGGCAATATCTTGTCGGCCAGCCCGGCTTTTGCCACAAACCCAGGCATTCCCCAGACAACGGAACTTCCCTCATCCTGAACGATCACCCTTCCGCCTGCATCTTTAATGTGCTCACAGCCCACGAGACCGTCCTGGCCCATTCCAGTCAGTATCACCCCCAGAATATTAGAGCCGTAAACCTTCACAACCGATCGAAAGAGTACGTCCACTGCCGGACGGCAGGAGTTTTCCGGTTGATTCTGGTTGGTTTGAACTTTACATTTCGTTCCGTTTTTTTCCAGAACCATGTGGTAATCTCCCGGAGCGATCCAGGCTTTTCCATTTTCTAAAATTTGGCCGGAAGATCCTTCGGTAACCGGGACCTCGGATTTTGCAGTGAGCCTTTCCGCCAACAGTTTAGTGAAAAAGGGAGGCATGTGCTGAACCATCACAATCGGAACGGGGAAATCTTTAGGGAACACCGGGAAAAGCTCAGCTAGAGCATTGGGTCCTCCTGTGGACACGCCAATAGCGACGATGTCGATTTTCGCGGTTGAGGGTTTAGCCAGACCAGGTTTGACGGTTGATTTTATCTTTGGTTTGACCGGAGTTTCAGAACTGGGTTTACCACCGGGAGGAGATTGCAGCCCTGCTTTTTCAGCGCAGAAGATTTTGATTTTTGGAATCAGTTCATCCCTGACTCTCTGCATCGCTACGGAAACGCTTCCGACATTAGCCGGCTTGGTGACATAATCCGTGGCCCCTAAAGCTAGAGCCTCAAGGGTTTTGGCCCCGCCGCGTTCCGTCAGGGTGCTGAACATGATCACTGGCAGAGTGGGGTATATTTTCCGGACTTCTGCCAGCGTTTGCAGACCGTCCATTTCCGGCATTTCAATATCCAGAGTTAAAATATCCGGATTGATTTGCGGAATTTTCGCCAGGGCGATGCGGCCATTGGCGGCCACTCCCACCACATCTATTTCCGGGTCAGTAGCCAGACTGTCCGTCACTATTTTACGGACGACCACTGAATCATCTACAACCAAAACCCTTATTTTTGTCATTCGAATTCCTGTAATAGGGCGAGAAATTCCGGAAAGTCTTCTGTTCTGCGATTTGTTGACTTCTAGGGTGCTCTTAGATGTAAATCATATAAAAAACCCAAATAATCAAATAGTTACTAAGTATATCCGTCTTCCTAAGATAACTTAAATTCCTCCAATTTACCACCTTTAATTGAAAGCCATCTTGAGGTTTTTGGCAAATGAGGTATATATGGATGAGCTTAAAAAATGGCTTATTTTGAGCGAAAGAAACTCAGGGAGAAACGGCATTCTATGGGAAAACTGATCAACAAAAATGGAATAGAAGTTCAGAATTCAGCAAAACCGGTGTTTGAAGAGCTGATGCGCGGTACCGGCTGTGTAATGGCCGAAAAATCATCAATTTTCATCGAAAATGAAGGCATCAACGCGAAATACATTATCGTTTCCAAGGTTCCGGAACCCCAGGGCCCGGCCACCGCAAAGAAGTTTCCATCCGCCAGCTTTAAAGAAGCCTGGGAGTATTTTACTAATTGAGCCAGGCGGACTGGTCTGTACGCCTCCCTGGGTTTGAATATTAACTTCCACAAAAACGATGCTTGAGAATCCGTTATGAATCATTGGTTCATGCTCACGCTGGTCGGCAAAGACCGGGCGGGAATCGTGGCAGAAGTCACCGAAGCGCTTTACAAAAAAGATTGTAACCTTGGCGAGGCGTCCATGACCCGTCTCGGCGGAAATTTTGCCATCATG
This genomic interval carries:
- the cheW-2 gene encoding chemotaxis protein CheW yields the protein MADTKQFCTFYLGDLFFGVEVENVQEVFRYQDMTNVPLAPAAVRGLINLRGQIITAIDLRCRLQMEDWAEGKLPMNVVVRTEEGVVSLLVDEIADVLEVPEDDFERPPETINEITRELVRGVYKLKGKLLLILDTKKTVHVGSENSVAGTI
- the cheB_1 gene encoding chemotaxis response regulator protein-glutamate methylesterase, with protein sequence MTKIRVLVVDDSVVVRKIVTDSLATDPEIDVVGVAANGRIALAKIPQINPDILTLDIEMPEMDGLQTLAEVRKIYPTLPVIMFSTLTERGGAKTLEALALGATDYVTKPANVGSVSVAMQRVRDELIPKIKIFCAEKAGLQSPPGGKPSSETPVKPKIKSTVKPGLAKPSTAKIDIVAIGVSTGGPNALAELFPVFPKDFPVPIVMVQHMPPFFTKLLAERLTAKSEVPVTEGSSGQILENGKAWIAPGDYHMVLEKNGTKCKVQTNQNQPENSCRPAVDVLFRSVVKVYGSNILGVILTGMGQDGLVGCEHIKDAGGRVIVQDEGSSVVWGMPGFVAKAGLADKILPLNQIGKEIIKIAKVGR
- the cheY_1 gene encoding response regulator, whose translation is MAYDGKKVLVVDDSSVMRQIIKKNLKELGFGDITDAEDGAAGLKKLGEGSFDLVVSDWNMPKMTGIEFLKAVRADAGMKGTNFIMVTSEADKEKIVEAVEAGVNQYIVKPFNANQLEEKIQAIFK
- a CDS encoding oxidoreductase, with the translated sequence MRSIKVEGLDIPWTALTLGCLQIAPSKGWGDVCSVEEADRVVKTALEGGIMAFDTAEGYGDGESERRLGKALGTRKNDVLIISKIWPDAELTLEAYQSRLEGSLKALGRDYVDVYMIHWPGFYLDTMEKTGKMCDIMSALKKSGKARTVGISNFRAVDIGLMADAASLFTVNQIPYNLLQREYEGKNLIQCEKAGIGYMACSPSALGLLAGRLDEEALKAPIRREYKLYRQPYFDDSEIVRDMVQEVAQEINTAPINVALAWVIQQKNIFTAVVGSRKVDQVKEFCAAGEMTLTSDQLDRLNKASAQFHFAGGTRV
- the mqnE gene encoding aminodeoxyfutalosine synthase, with product MLFEFEDKALIPLEDKVRAQERLSFADGVTLWESFDLLGVGYLANIVRERLHGDQTFFIHNRHINPTNICVNSCRFCAFGVKADDPTAYEKSLEEIFDDAEKYMDGKVSEFHIVGGLHPDWAFQYYIDLLRGLKERFPAVHIQAFTAVEVQYLAQLAGLPLRETLIRLKEAGLGSTPGGGAEIFAPRVRKKICGEKTTGDDWLEVHRTIHQVGLQSNATMLYGHIENAEDRTDHLIRLREQQDETGGFVTFIPLAFHPENTRLEHLHTTPGQLDLRALAVSRLMLDNFPHIKAFWIMITPKIAQLSQSFGADDMDGTVVEEKIIHAAGAATDQIFHKNSIIDMICESGRKPIERDTLYEQVQECYV
- the cheAII gene encoding chemotaxis protein CheA — protein: MDKNSKPDSDFEKGMEPIAPDMTPDSINENVAAGEPGASSDDSSEDMSGMDAIINEFLVESNENLDQLDQDLVDLEQNPSETNILASIFRTIHTIKGTCGFIGFSKLESIAHVGENLLSKLRDGELTINPPITSALLSMVDAIRQILSCIENSQNEGDVDYSELIGTLTSLQKGESVVAAVPAAESTPGPVQVEKDEEPPAPVAEVDEKTQSSSPAPAPAGVQAGEENSPKQQESRALTETNLRVDVKLLDRLMNLVGELVLARNQILQFSPNEHDSSYAATTQHLNLVTTELQEGVMKTRMQPIGNIWNKFPRVVRDLAASCGKKIHLEMEGKDTELDKTLIEAIKDPLTHIVRNSADHGIETPDVRKAAGKPEEGTLKLRAFHEGGQVNIEIIDDGGGIDPEKIKNKALEKNVITQEQAQRMSNRELVNLVFAPGFSTAAKVTNVSGRGVGMDVVKTNIEKIGGTVDIQSKHGQGTTLKVKIPLTLAIIPALTVVTGGDRYAIPQVNLLELVLLEGEQAVKSVEFIQGAPVYRLRGNLLPLIYLNEELKVDKKHDTDTINIVVLQADGHQFGLVVEGVSDTEEIVVKPLSQQLKGISAFSGATIMGDGKVALILDVIGLAQAARVVTQNRERAQLESSEKTQATGKEKQTLLIFGIGKEGRMAIPLSMVARLEEFKRSEVEKSGDQDVVQYRGEIMPLIYLSKMFVGNQDYQEKETMQTVVYTQNGKSVALVADKILDIVDEAITVQRGSNRKGILGTVVVQEQVTDLLDAEAIVRENDPTFYDDQSLATV